Genomic window (Bradyrhizobium sp. 186):
CGCACGCTTTCTGAAGTCCGCGGCCGAAGCACTGCGGGCAGGCGCGGGCGCGCCGCCGATCCATCCCGTGCACGTCGCGCTTCAGCACTACGCCGAGGCGGTCGCCGCCGTGCGCCAGGACGGCCTGATCCGCGGACAGCCCGGCGACACCGCCGAGCGCTTCTTCGCCATCGGCTTCTCGCTGGAGCAGATGCACCAGAACCTGTGCGATCTCGATCGTGTCGTCGGCGAATGGTCGGAGGCTGCCGCAGACGCGCCTGCGCGGGTTGCCGATTAGTTATCGGGCCGGCTCTACGATGCTTCCCATCATGCTGCGCACGACGAGCTTGTGGAACGGCATGATGAGCGTGAGATACGTCCGGCCCAAGAGATTATGTGTCCGCACCAGCGTGGTCGACGTCACCTGCCGACCTGTCGCGTCGCCGGCCACGTCGACGACGATGCGAAAGTCGAGATGGTGGTCGTTGAAGCCTGCGACCAACCGCTCCGGCGTTTCGCTGACCACCGGAAACAGGCCGATCAGGCCACCCGGTGCCGGCGCGCCTTCGCCCGATGTCTTCAGCCCGAACGGTGTCACCAGGATGTTGCGCAGGCGCAGCAGCGCATCGATCCAGCGCGGCCCGTGCAGGACCATCCGGACGCAGGCCTGACGGGCATCGAGGCCGGCCGTGCCGATCTCGATGCGATAGGCATCGATAAACTGCGCGCCGGCCAGCACTGCACCGGCATCGACCTCGGGGGTAACTTCGCGGACGGATGTCATCCGCCCAATCTGCGCGCCAGCATCCGAAAGCGCAAGATCAGGAGCCCGGCATAGACGAATGTCCCGATCGACAGCCCGATCCAGACGCCGACGGCACCAAGCCCGGCGTGAAAGGCCAGTATCCAGGCGATCGGGAAGGCGATGCACCAATAACCGATGGCGGCGAACACCAGCGTCATCCGCGTGTCATTGAGGCCGCGCAGCGCCCCGCCTATAATGGTCTGGAGGGCATCGGCGATGAAGAAGGTGGCGCCGACCAGGAGCAGCGTTGCGGTCAGCTCGACGGTGGCTGCGCTGGCTTCGCCGCTGCCGAAGAACAGTCGCCCCAGCGCATAGCGGCCGAGCACGATCGCGATCGTGAGAGCGGAGACCAATGCGATCCCGAGCAGCGCCGCAACCAAGCCCGCGCGCCTCACGGCCGCCGGCTCGTTACGTCCGAAGGCGTGGCCGACCCGCACCGTCGCCGCCATGCTGATGCCGAGCGGGACCATGAACAGCACCGCCGTGACCTGAAGTGCGATCTGGTGCGCGGCAAGCGCGCTGGTCGAGATCAGCCCCATCAGCAGCGCGGCCGAGGAGAACAGGCCATACTCCATCAGCAGCGACAACGAGATCGGAGCGCCGATCGCGATGAGCTGGCGCATCAGCGGCCAGTGGATCCGCCATAGATAGGCGAGCGGATGATAGTCGGCGAAGGGCTTTCGCAAGGCGACGATGCCGAGCGCGGCAGCGAAGGTGGCGGCATTGACCAGCGTGGTCGCAAGCCCGGCGCCGAGCAGGCCGAGCTGCGGCAGGCCGAACAGGCCGTGGATCAGCAAATAGACCAACGCGGCATTGGCGGGGATCGCCGCAAGCGTGATCCACAGCGGCGCCTGCGGCCGGTTCACCGCGCTCATCATGCTGCGCAGCGCGACGAAGCCGAGCGCCGGCGCGATGCCCCAGGCCAGCCCGTTCAGATAGTG
Coding sequences:
- a CDS encoding DUF2867 domain-containing protein produces the protein MTSVREVTPEVDAGAVLAGAQFIDAYRIEIGTAGLDARQACVRMVLHGPRWIDALLRLRNILVTPFGLKTSGEGAPAPGGLIGLFPVVSETPERLVAGFNDHHLDFRIVVDVAGDATGRQVTSTTLVRTHNLLGRTYLTLIMPFHKLVVRSMMGSIVEPAR
- a CDS encoding MATE family efflux transporter, with product MLDTVQPRSQPQGVQPNHLADEFVETLRLAVPMMLTQLGQIAMMTTDLALIGRLGEDAVAAAALAHTVYFVSFTFGLGLVVAVSPLAAQAFGAGDVRRLRHALRAGLWVALLISLPMMASPLYGEQILLALGQAPHSAALAQHYLNGLAWGIAPALGFVALRSMMSAVNRPQAPLWITLAAIPANAALVYLLIHGLFGLPQLGLLGAGLATTLVNAATFAAALGIVALRKPFADYHPLAYLWRIHWPLMRQLIAIGAPISLSLLMEYGLFSSAALLMGLISTSALAAHQIALQVTAVLFMVPLGISMAATVRVGHAFGRNEPAAVRRAGLVAALLGIALVSALTIAIVLGRYALGRLFFGSGEASAATVELTATLLLVGATFFIADALQTIIGGALRGLNDTRMTLVFAAIGYWCIAFPIAWILAFHAGLGAVGVWIGLSIGTFVYAGLLILRFRMLARRLGG